In the Streptomyces sp. NBC_00525 genome, one interval contains:
- a CDS encoding alpha,alpha-trehalose-phosphate synthase (UDP-forming), producing the protein MVSEHAPHQPAAQVLVASNRGPVSYALCEDGSLEAKRGGGGLVSGLSAVDDKMWVCAALGDGDREAVRRGVGEPGVRMLDIDAGTHADAYNGIANSVLWFVHHMLYQTPVEPVFDAEFRRQWASYEAYNRAFAEALAEEAGEGAAVLVQDYHLSLVPGMLRELRPDLRIGHFSHTPWAPVDYFRLLPDDIAEQLLRGILGADRAAFLTRRWSDAFIGCCTEILGGTGRTRIGVHGLGADAGFLRRRAHEADVDERMESLRAQIGPDRRTIVRVDRTELSKNIVRGLHAYRALLDEHPEWRERVVHVAFAYPSRQDLAVYREYTAEVQQVADAINKTYGTADWTPVVLHVKDDFARSLAAYRLADVALVNPIRDGMNLVAKEVPVVSDEGCALVLSREAGAYEELGEHAFTVNPYDVSATATALHEALTLPDDVRAARSERLAEAATALPPQQWFLDQLEALRRD; encoded by the coding sequence ATGGTCTCCGAGCACGCCCCCCACCAGCCCGCTGCCCAGGTCCTCGTCGCGTCCAACCGCGGCCCCGTGTCGTACGCGCTGTGCGAGGACGGCTCGCTCGAAGCGAAACGGGGCGGGGGCGGGCTCGTCTCCGGCCTCAGCGCCGTGGACGACAAGATGTGGGTCTGCGCGGCCCTCGGCGACGGCGACCGCGAGGCGGTGCGCCGGGGCGTCGGCGAACCGGGCGTCCGCATGCTCGACATCGACGCCGGGACGCACGCCGACGCGTACAACGGCATCGCCAACTCCGTGCTGTGGTTCGTCCACCACATGCTGTACCAGACCCCTGTCGAACCCGTGTTCGATGCGGAGTTCCGCAGGCAGTGGGCGTCCTACGAGGCGTACAACCGCGCCTTCGCCGAAGCGCTCGCCGAGGAGGCGGGCGAGGGCGCGGCCGTGCTTGTGCAGGACTACCACCTCTCGCTGGTCCCCGGCATGCTCCGTGAACTCCGCCCCGACCTGCGCATCGGCCACTTCTCGCACACCCCGTGGGCGCCCGTCGACTACTTCCGGCTGCTCCCCGACGACATCGCCGAACAGCTGTTGCGCGGCATCCTCGGCGCCGACCGCGCCGCCTTCCTGACCCGCCGCTGGTCGGACGCCTTCATCGGCTGCTGCACGGAGATCCTGGGCGGCACCGGACGCACCCGCATCGGCGTGCACGGCCTGGGCGCCGACGCCGGATTCCTGCGCCGCCGCGCGCACGAGGCCGACGTGGACGAGCGGATGGAGTCGCTGCGCGCCCAGATCGGACCGGACCGGCGCACCATCGTCCGGGTCGACCGCACGGAGCTGTCCAAGAACATCGTCCGCGGCCTGCACGCGTACCGCGCCCTGCTCGACGAGCACCCCGAGTGGCGCGAACGCGTCGTGCACGTCGCGTTCGCCTACCCCTCGCGCCAGGACCTCGCGGTCTACCGGGAGTACACCGCGGAGGTCCAGCAGGTCGCCGACGCGATCAACAAGACGTACGGCACGGCGGACTGGACCCCGGTCGTGCTGCACGTGAAGGACGACTTCGCCCGCTCGCTCGCCGCGTACCGGCTGGCCGACGTGGCCCTGGTCAACCCCATCCGGGACGGCATGAACCTCGTCGCCAAGGAGGTCCCGGTCGTCTCCGACGAGGGCTGCGCCCTGGTCCTCTCCCGCGAGGCCGGCGCGTACGAGGAGCTGGGCGAGCACGCCTTCACGGTCAACCCGTACGACGTCTCGGCCACGGCGACCGCGCTCCACGAGGCGCTGACACTGCCGGACGACGTACGGGCGGCCCGCTCCGAGCGCCTGGCGGAGGCGGCGACGGCGCTCCCGCCGCAACAGTGGTTCCTGGACCAGCTGGAGGCGCTGCGGCGCGACTGA
- a CDS encoding glucosyl-3-phosphoglycerate synthase — protein MLEEVERWLTRRSWSAADHPPAAEQAAGCGAHGTGVSVVLPALNEAATVGDIVATIRRELMEKVRLVDELVVIDSGSTDATAEVARRAGARVVHRDAILPRIPAVPGKGEVLWRSLLVTGGDIVCFIDADLRDFSADFVSGIVAPLLVHPEVQFVKAMYDRPLGELAGQGGRVTELVARPLLNLHWPLLAGFVQPLGGEYAVRRSLLERLPFPVGYGVELGLLVDALHTVGLDALAQVDVGRRVHRHQDGQALGRMAAAIYRTAQVRLSRGHLIRPSLTQFERGPHGFVPHTYPVDTQERPPMREIEEYIARRAA, from the coding sequence GTGCTCGAAGAGGTCGAACGCTGGCTGACCAGGCGTTCCTGGTCCGCCGCCGACCACCCGCCGGCGGCCGAACAGGCCGCCGGGTGCGGTGCGCACGGTACGGGTGTGAGCGTCGTCCTGCCCGCGTTGAACGAGGCGGCGACCGTCGGGGACATCGTCGCGACCATCCGGCGCGAGCTGATGGAGAAGGTCCGGCTGGTGGACGAACTGGTGGTGATCGACTCCGGTTCCACGGACGCCACCGCCGAGGTCGCGCGCCGGGCGGGCGCCCGGGTGGTCCACCGGGACGCGATCCTGCCCCGTATCCCGGCCGTCCCCGGCAAGGGCGAGGTGCTGTGGCGCTCGCTCCTGGTCACCGGCGGCGACATCGTGTGCTTCATCGACGCGGACCTGCGGGACTTCTCGGCGGACTTCGTCTCCGGGATCGTCGCCCCGCTGCTCGTCCACCCCGAGGTGCAGTTCGTCAAGGCGATGTACGACCGCCCGCTCGGCGAGCTCGCGGGTCAGGGCGGCCGCGTCACGGAGCTGGTCGCCCGGCCCCTGCTGAACCTCCACTGGCCGCTGCTCGCGGGTTTCGTCCAGCCGCTGGGCGGCGAGTACGCGGTGCGCCGCTCGCTCCTGGAGCGGCTGCCCTTCCCGGTCGGTTACGGGGTCGAGCTGGGCCTGCTCGTGGACGCGCTGCACACCGTGGGCCTGGACGCGCTCGCCCAGGTGGACGTCGGCCGGCGCGTCCACCGGCACCAGGACGGGCAGGCGCTGGGCCGGATGGCCGCCGCCATCTACCGGACCGCGCAGGTACGGCTCTCGCGGGGCCATCTGATCCGCCCCTCGCTCACCCAGTTCGAGCGCGGGCCGCACGGATTCGTGCCGCACACGTACCCCGTGGACACGCAGGAGAGGCCGCCGATGCGGGAGATCGAGGAGTACATCGCACGCCGCGCGGCCTGA